In a single window of the Pongo abelii isolate AG06213 chromosome 1, NHGRI_mPonAbe1-v2.0_pri, whole genome shotgun sequence genome:
- the MUL1 gene encoding mitochondrial ubiquitin ligase activator of NFKB 1, with protein MESGGRPSLCQFILLGTTSVVTAALYSVYRQKARVSQELKGAKKVHLGEDLKSILSEAPGKCVPYAVIEGAVRSVKETLNSQFVENCKGVIQRLTLQEHKMVWNRTTHLWNDCSKIIHQRTNTVPFDLVPHEDGMDVAVRVLKPLDSVDLGLETVYEKFHPSIQSFTDVIGHYISGERPKGIQETEEMLKVGATLTGVGELVLDNNSVRLQPPKQGMQYYLSSQDFDSLLQRQESSVRLWKVLALVFGFATCATLFFILRKQYLQRQERLRLKQMQEEFQEHEAQLLSRAKPEDRESLKSACVVCLSSFKSCVFLECGHVCSCTECYRALPEPKKCPICRQAITRVIPLYNS; from the exons ATGGAGAGCGGAGGGCGGCCCTCGCTGTGCCAGTTCATCCTCCTGGGCACCACCTCTGTGGTCACCGCCGCCCTGTACTCCGTGTACCGGCAGAAGGCCCGGGTCTCCCAAGAGCTCAAG ggAGCTAAAAAAGTTCATTTGGGTGAAGATTTAAAGAGTATTCTTTCAGAAGCTCCAGGAAAATGTGTGCCTTATGCTGTTATAGAAG GAGCTGTGCGGTCTGTTAAAGAAACGCTTAACAGCCAGTTTGTGGAAAACTGCAAGGGGGTAATTCAGCGGCTGACACTTCAGGAGCACAAGATGGTGTGGAATCGAACCACCCACCTTTG GAACGATTGCTCAAAGATCATTCATCAGAGGACCAACACAGTGCCCTTTGACCTGGTGCCCCACGAGGATGGCATGGATGTGGCCGTGCGAGTGCTGAAGCCCCTGGACTCAGTGGATCTGGGCCTAGAGACTGTGTATGAGAAGTTCCACCCCTCGATTCAGTCCTTCACTGATGTCATCGGCCACTACATCAGTGGTGAGCGGCCCAAAGGCATCCAAGAGACCGAAGAGATGCTGAAGGTGGGGGCCACCCTCACAGGGGTTGGCGAACTGGTCCTGGACAACAACTCTGTCCGCCTGCAGCCGCCCAAACAAGGCATGCAGTACTATCTAAGCAGCCAGGACTTTGACAGCCTGCTGCAGAGGCAGGAGTCGAGCGTCAGGCTCTGGAAGGTGCTGGCGCTGGTTTTTGGCTTTGCCACATGTGCCACACTCTTCTTCATCCTCCGGAAGCAGTATCTGCAGCGGCAGGAGCGCCTGCGCCTCAAGCAGATGCAGGAGGAGTTCCAGGAGCATGAGGCCCAGCTGCTGAGCCGAGCCAAGCCTGAGGACAGGGAGAGTCTGAAGAGCGCCTGTGTAGTGTGTTTGAGCAGCTTCAAGTCCTGCGTCTTTCTGGAGTGTGGGCACGTTTGTTCCTGCACCGAGTGCTACCGTGCCTTGCCAGAGCCCAAGAAGTGCCCTATCTGCAGACAGGCGATTACCCGGGTGATACCCCTGTACAACAGCTAA